The following proteins come from a genomic window of Synechococcus sp. BIOS-E4-1:
- a CDS encoding MAPEG family protein yields the protein MFFEQLSTHADVTPYIWSLVLSFVMVILSIAPLYAARFQSQFEMSNLSSLRSMFDRYPAWGKRASWAQQNSFESFTLHAPAALLAILTVMNGITLSSLAIFVAIAHPILRAIYIIAYIGNIPALRSICWAFGLLCSGILYGLCFSAMT from the coding sequence AGTTGTCAACCCACGCCGATGTCACTCCATACATCTGGTCGCTTGTGCTGTCGTTTGTAATGGTCATTTTGAGTATTGCACCTCTCTATGCGGCCCGATTTCAATCTCAGTTCGAGATGAGTAATCTGTCATCTCTACGTTCAATGTTTGATCGTTATCCAGCCTGGGGGAAACGGGCCAGCTGGGCTCAGCAAAACAGTTTTGAATCATTCACGCTTCATGCTCCCGCGGCTCTTCTTGCCATTCTTACTGTTATGAATGGCATTACTCTTTCTTCTCTTGCTATTTTTGTTGCCATTGCTCATCCAATTCTTCGTGCTATTTACATTATTGCTTACATTGGAAATATTCCAGCTTTAAGATCGATATGCTGGGCTTTCGGTTTGCTTTGCAGTGGCATTCTTTATGGACTATGCTTCTCGGCGATGACTTAA